The region CGTAGTAGTCGAAGATGTGCCTATCGTGCTGGCACGTCCCGCCAACCTGCGATTAACGCGGATAAAGCCAAAAGAGGAACCCTATACCGGATAAACGGTGGTTAACCCTGCCAATTTGAAAAACCAACCCTTCCAAAATGAAAGGGTTGGTTTTTTTTATGTCGTTCGAAATGGTTGAAATTATAAGTTAATAGATTGGTAATGAGAAGTATGTGGTATTTGTTTTTGTCTGGCTAGTAATCTGGATTACTTCTTGGCATACCGGTATCGACTATTTAACAATTTACTCCAATCGATATGGGTACCATCCTGCTTCTCGTCGTAACGGCTATCGGCTGCTTTCTCTTCTTCTATAAAGCCATCGACTGGTTCGAACGGATTTAGAGAGCGAAAGAATGAAAGATCTGCCGCAATCACGTTTCACTTCATTTTCATTCTTTCACCTTTCGCTCTTTCACCAATGCTCACTAGCTTATTCATCATCGCTCTGCTGGTATTCGTGTACATGCTGTATGTACTCATCAAACCAGAAAAGTTTTAACCTGAATAGCCCGCACCAGCGGGAGTAACTCAATCGAAATATGTCAACGGAATTAATCGGCGTTATCGTCATGTATGGGCTGACCGTCCTGCTGGCTATACCGCTGGGCAAGTACATTGCCAACGTCTTTAGACCAGAATCGGCCAATGGCCCGCTGGAACGGTTCATCTATCGCGTTGGCGGTATCGACCCCACCCGCGAGATGAGCTGGAAAGAAAATCTCACCGCTCTGCTCACTATCAACGCGGTCTGGCTGGCGTTCTCCTTTACCCTGCTGCTGTTGCAGGGCATGCTACCGCTTAACCCCGACGGCAACCCGTCCATGACACCCGATCTGGCGTTCAATACCGCCATCAGTTTCATGGTCAACTGCGATTTGCAACACTATTCGGGCGAGTCGGGCCTGACGTATCTGACGCAGTTATTCGTCATCAACTTCCTGATGTTCGTTTCGGCGGCCACGGGTATTGCGTCGCTGCTGCTGATCGTCCGGTCGTTTCTACCAAAGGTTGTCGATACGGTGGGTAATTTCTATGTGTTCTTCGTGAAGGCGATTACCCGGATTCTATTGCCCCTTTCGTTCGTCGTATCTCTGATACTGGCCTTTAACGGCACTCCGGCCAGTTTCGATGGGAAAGACAGTATCGTAACGATGCAGGGCGATACGGTCGGGGTTTCGCGCGGACCGGCGGCTGGTATGATTGCCATCAAACACATCGGTACCAACGGGGGCGGCTGGTTCGGTGTCAACTCGGCGCACCCGCTGGAGAACCCTAACTATCTTACCAATATGGTCGAGATGGTGGCGCAGGTGCTGATTCCTATAGCCATGCTGTTTGCGCTGGGCTTTCTGATCAACCGTCGGCGGTTTACGTGGGTGGTGTATGGCGTTATGACCCTCGGTATGCTCTGTCTGCTCATCCCGACGCTGGTTACAGAAGTCCACGGCAACCCGGCCATTGCGCAACTGGGCGTGAGCCAGCCAACCGGCGCGATGGAAGGCAAAGAGGTTCGGTTTGGGCCACTGGCGTCGGCTTACTGGAGCATTGTCACGACTATTATTTCGACGGGTTCGGTCAACTCCATGCACGATTCGTCGATGGCGCTCTCGGGTACGATGGAACTGTTGGGCATGATGACCAACGCCTTCTACGGCGGTTGCGGTGTTGGCTTCCTGAACTACTATTATTACCTGATTATCGCGGTCTTCATATCGGGCCTTATGGTGGGCCGGACGCCGGAGTTATTCGGGCGAAAGGTGGAAGCGCGGGAGATCAAGATTGCTTCGATTGTGGCTTTGCTGAGTACGTTGCTGGTCAAGGGCGGTACGGCGCTGGCGGTTTGGTTCTTCGTAAAATACCCGGATGCTGCCGCCGGGGTCGCGTCCGACTGGGCTGTGAAACCCTCGGCCTGGCTTAACAACCCCGGCAATCATGGTTTCTCGGAGCTATTGTACGAATTCACGTCGGCCAACGCCAACAACGGATCGGGCTTTGAAGGATTGGGCGACAACAATTTTTTCTGGAACTACGCTACAGGTATTGTCCTGATTCTGGGGCGGTTCATCCCGATCATCGGTCCGGTGGCCATTGCGGGTTTGCTGGCCCAGAAGAAGTACGTGCCGGAATCGGCGGGGACACTGCCCACGGACACGGGCACCTTCGGACTAATGACCTTCGCCGTGATCTTAATCATCACAGCCCTGTCGTTTTTCCCCGCGCTGGCCCTCGGTCCACTGGCGGAGTACTTCAGTCTGAAGTAAGCGGCTGAGCTAACTGGCTGGCAATTGAAAGTGAGGACATCCACTAGCGATACTAACGGGTAAGGTTCTGGCGTTTCAGCCGGACCAACATGCCGGTGACAGGGAAATGTCTCAAATTCTGGAAAGTGAGGGGTGTTGTCCCAACGGTAGATAGTCTGATTCGTAGCGCTTAACCATTGATAGCCATACTTGAATTTAGTCCCCTTTCTGGATTCGTAGGTGGCTAATCGTGAGGAATCTCTAAAAATGAACAGGCAGCGCTCAATAGCTTTTGGGCCGGGTCAGGTTTCATGTTCAATAGTGTGGGAGTCAATGATAGAAGCGAATTCAGTCAACAGATCATTCATGGCCGAATTTGATGCAGATAGGTTGTGTAATCCTCAACAAAATCAATCGCATCATCCCATTCATTGTCATCCGTCTCTTTTTCAATACTGCCAAACCGAGCTAATACCATATCCGATTTATCGATAACGCGCTGGCGAAACTCATCAAACGTCATCCCGTATTTATGCTGAAAAAAGTCTATCCGGCTCTGGTAATAGGCAATTTTCTGCTCCAGCACATTGCGAAGTTGAATGTGCAAAAAGTCATCTGTGCTACGATAACCCAGGTTCTGGATAACTCGCTCAAGGGAGGATGTGGATGCAGGAGCTGTCATAACGAAATTCATTTTTATCAAAGATACAAAAATGTCAACCCAAAAATCATCCCCGGCCGGACGCGGCACCGCCCTATTCCAGCGCGAGCTTGTGAGCACGGCTATTCGGGAGTCATTTCTCAAACTTAACCCGGCTATTCTGAGTAAGAATCCGGTCATGTTCACCGTCGAAATTGGTACTGTTGTGATGGTGCTGGTTACGGCCTACATCGCCATTACGGGCGATACAAGCCAAGGGTCTCTGGGCTATAATGTGTCCATTACGCTGATCCTATTGCTGACGATTTTGTTCGCTAACTTCGCCGAGGCCATTGCCGAAGCGAGGGGAAAAGCCCAGGCCGAATCGCTCCGTAAAACGCGTCAGGAAACACCCGCTAAAGTGATTCGGCGGGGCGGCCCTCCGTCAGTTGGAAATATATACACCGACGAAGTGCAGATTATTTCCTCCGCTCAACTCGTGAAAGGCGATGTGTTTCTCTGCGAACCGGGCGATATTATTCCGTCGGATGGCGAAATCATCGAAGGACTGGCAACCATCGACGAGTCGGCCATAACGGGCGAATCGGCCCCGGTAATCCGGGAAGCGGGTGGCGATAAATCATCCGTGACGGGGGGCACGAAAGTGCTGTCGGACCGGATAAAAGTGCAGGTGACTACGCAGCCGGGGGAGTCGTTTCTGGATAAAATGATCGCGCTGGTTGAAGGGGCTACGCGGCAGAAAACACCCAACGAAATCGCTCTGACGATTCTGCTGGCCGGTTTTACTTTGATCTTTATTATCGTCTGCGTGGCCCTGAAACCCTTCGCCGATTACGCCAATACGCCCATTACCATAGCCGCCCTGATCTCGCTGTTCGTATGCCTGATTCCAACCACCATTGGCGGACTCTTATCGGCCATTGGTATTGCGGGGATGGACCGGGCACTACGGGCCAATGTCATTGCTAAATCGGGCCGGGCGGTTGAAACGGCGGGCGACATCGACACGCTGCTGCTTGATAAAACGGGAACAATCACCATCGGCAACCGCAAAGCCACGAATTTTTACCCCGCACCGGGTGTCTCGGAAGCCGATATGGTGCGGGCGTCGGCGCTGAGTTCACTGGCCGACGAAACCCCCGAAGGAAAGTCTATAGTGGAACTGGCGAAAAAAATGAATAATGTACAATGGTCAATGACCAATGATCAATTTCATTTTCAAATAGGGGATAGCCAGAGCACGCTTCATTATCCATTGTCAATTATTCATTTTGTAAAGTTCACGGCCGAAACGCGTTCGTCGGGAATCGATATGCCTGCCGGAGTGAATGGTTCGCCGGTGCGGATTCGGAAAGGCGCGACGGATTCCATTCGGAACATCGTGACGAAAGCGGGTAATCTGTTCCCAATCGAAACGGAAAACCAGGCAAAGGAAATTGCGGGCAACGGCGGCACACCACTCGTTGTCATCGAAAACGAACAGGTACGGGGCGTTGTCGAATTGCAGGATATTATCAAACCCGGCATTTCGGAACGCTTCGACCGGCTGCGAAAAATGGGCGTAAAAACCGTGATGGTGACGGGAGATAACCCATTGACTGCCAGGTTTATCGCCGAAAAAGCGGGAGTCGATGATTACATCGCCGAAGCCAAACCGGAAGATAAGATGAACTACATCCGCCATGAGCAAACGGGCGGTAAACTGGTAGCTATGATGGGCGACGGCACCAACGACGCTCCCGCGCTGGCCCAGGCTGATGTAGGTGTGGCGATGAACTCCGGCACCCAGGCCGCCAAAGAAGCCGGGAATATGGTCGACCTCGACAACGACCCCACCAAGCTGATTGAGGTGGTTGAAATAGGGAAGCAGTTGCTCATTACACGCGGCACACTCACGACCTTTTCGATTGCCAACGACGTGGCCAAGTATTTCGCCATTGTGCCTGCCCTGTTCGTGGTGTCGATCCCGGCCTTGCAGGCTATTAACATCATGCGACTGCACAGCGCCGAGTCGGCGATTCTGTCGGCGGTGATTTTCAACGCAATCATCATTCCGATGCTCATTCCGTTAGCCCTGCGCGGGGTCGAGTACAAACCCATTGGCGCATCGGCCCTGCTCCGCCGTAACCTGTTCATCTACGGTCTGGGTGGGATTGTAGCCCCGTTCATCGGAATTAAATTGATTGATTTGGTAGTTGGGTTGTTCGTGTAGAACCGGGCGCCCCGCCCGGTAAATTCATCAACGTAAACAAACGTTTATCATAAACAGCCGGGCGGGACGCCCGGTACTACAATGAAAAATCATATCTCACCAGCTATTCGGCTTACGCTTGTTCTGCTGGTTATTCTGGCCATCATTTATCCATTGGTTATTGCCGGGGTGGCCAGACTGGCACCGGGTCAGGGAAAAGGCGAAACCATTACTGTCAACGGCAAGGTCGTTGGCTATGCGCTGGTTGGGCAAAAGTTTACTGCAGATCGGTATTTCAACAGCCGTCCGTCAGCCGTCGAGTACAAGGCTGATGGGTCGGGCGGCTCGAACAAAGGGCCGTCTAATCCTGATTATCTGAAAACGGTTCAGACACGAATCGACACGTTTCTGGTGCATAATCCGGGCGTGAACAAAGCTGATATTCCAGCCGAACTGGTGACTGCATCAGGTTCCGGGTTAGACCCCGACTTGTCGCCCGCAGCGGCTAAACTACAGATAGCCCGAATTGCCAGCGTTCGGAACATCCCTGCCGAACAACTAAATCAATTGGTTAATGAACACACCAAAGGACCCTTGCTGGGCTTGCTTGGCCCCTCAACGGTTAATGTCCTGAGACTAAACGTGGCGCTGGATGAATTGGCACCAGGCCATAGAGATTTTATGCCACAGAGACACACGGAGAGCCACTGAGATACACAGAGAAAGAACATCTTTTAAATCTCTGTGACATAAAAATAAAATGAAAAACAAGGTATCCATTTTCCTTGCCATTGTCTGGTTGGCGTGTATGCTGCCTGCTCTGGCGCAAACGACGGCTGATTCTACCGCTAGTGTACCGTCAGCGACGCAAGCAGGAATCACCTTTACCGGCTATGTCGAAGCGTATTATACTCATGATTTTACGGCGCCAAAAACGAGTCAGGAGCGGCCGGAATTTCTGTACAACCACAAGCGAAACCGGGAAGTAAACGTCAATCTGGCGTTGCTGAAAGGGGCGTACACCAGCGAGCGCGTCCGCGCCAATCTGGCGGTTCAGGTGGGCACGTATGCGCAATACAACTATGCCGCCGAGCAGCCTCTACTCCGGAATGTCTTTGAAGCCAATGCGGGCGTGAAGCTGAGCAGAACAAAAGACCTGTGGCTCGATGCCGGTATTTTTACGTCGCACATCGGCTTTGAAAGTGCCATCTCTAAAGACTGCTGGACGTTGACACGGAGCATACTGGCCGAAAATTCGCCCTATTACCTGTCAGGGGCCAAACTGACCTATACTACCGGCAATGGCAAATGGACGCTGCTGGGTTCGGTGCTGAATGGCTGGCAGCGGATTGCCAAACTATCGGGTTATTCGGGGCCATCGCTCAGCACTCAGATACAGTATAAACCGAGTGCCAACTTGACGCTGAACTGGAGTACGTTCATCGGCAGCGACCGCCCCGATTCGTTAAAGCAGCCCCGTTTTTTCAATAACTTCTATGCTATCATCAACCCGAACCGGAAAGTCAGTGCCATTCTCGGCTTCGATATTGGAACCGACCAGAAGCCGGTTGGAACGGGCAGTTATGTCTGGTATTCCCCGGTAGCCATTGTCCGATACTCGGTAAGCGATGCTGTAAAAGTGGCCGGACGAGTTGAATATTATGATGATAAGAACGGCGTCATCATCGCTACCGGAACCCCCAACGGATTCAAAACCTGGGGCTATTCGCTCAACGTCGATTACGTCATCCTGCCCAATGCGTTGTTTCGGATTGAAGGAAAAGTCTATGACAGCCGGGATGCCATCTTCGAATCGAAAGTAGGTTTGAGTAAGACAAATACGTCGCTGACAACGAGTCTGGCGGTGAGTTTTTAAAGTTAAAGTTGTTACGCGGAGATTCGCAGAGGCAAAGGAGATACACAGAGTATTTGATAATTAATCTCTGCGAATCTCTTTTACTCTCTGTGCATCTCTGTGTAACAAAATCTCTGTTGCCCCAGCAACCATGAACCCAAACGACCAGAACGCCGAACATTTTCTGGATCTCCTCCGTCAGTCCCGGCGGGGTAAGTTCAAGGTGTATATCGGGATGAGTGCAGGCGTCGGTAAATCATACCGGATGCTTCAGGAAGCCCATACCCTGCTGCGGGCCGGTATCGACGTGAAAATCGGGTTTATTGAAACGCATAACCGGACCGAAACCCAGGCGCTGGTGGATGGGCTCCCCGTTATTCCCCGGCGACGGTTGTTTTACAAAGGGCGCGAGCTGGATGAACTCGACTTACAGGCCATTCTCAACCTGCATCCTGAACTGGTGATTGTCGATGAACTGGCGCATACCAATATTCCCGGCTCGAAAAACGAAAAACGCTGGCAGGACGTAGTCGAAATTGTGGAAGCCGGTATCAACGTCATCAGTGCCGTTAACATTCAGCATATCGAAAGTTTGTATCAGGCCGTTCGTGCCATTACGGGCATCGACGTAACCGAACGCGTACCGGACCGGGTTCTTCAAATGGCTGACGAAGTGGTGAACATCGACCTCACCGCCGACGAACTCATTAC is a window of Spirosoma linguale DSM 74 DNA encoding:
- a CDS encoding conserved hypothetical protein (KEGG: nmu:Nmul_A2087 hypothetical protein) produces the protein MKNKVSIFLAIVWLACMLPALAQTTADSTASVPSATQAGITFTGYVEAYYTHDFTAPKTSQERPEFLYNHKRNREVNVNLALLKGAYTSERVRANLAVQVGTYAQYNYAAEQPLLRNVFEANAGVKLSRTKDLWLDAGIFTSHIGFESAISKDCWTLTRSILAENSPYYLSGAKLTYTTGNGKWTLLGSVLNGWQRIAKLSGYSGPSLSTQIQYKPSANLTLNWSTFIGSDRPDSLKQPRFFNNFYAIINPNRKVSAILGFDIGTDQKPVGTGSYVWYSPVAIVRYSVSDAVKVAGRVEYYDDKNGVIIATGTPNGFKTWGYSLNVDYVILPNALFRIEGKVYDSRDAIFESKVGLSKTNTSLTTSLAVSF
- a CDS encoding potassium-transporting ATPase, C subunit (KEGG: pna:Pnap_3602 potassium-transporting ATPase, C subunit~TIGRFAM: potassium-transporting ATPase, C subunit~PFAM: K transporting ATPase KdpC subunit), producing MKNHISPAIRLTLVLLVILAIIYPLVIAGVARLAPGQGKGETITVNGKVVGYALVGQKFTADRYFNSRPSAVEYKADGSGGSNKGPSNPDYLKTVQTRIDTFLVHNPGVNKADIPAELVTASGSGLDPDLSPAAAKLQIARIASVRNIPAEQLNQLVNEHTKGPLLGLLGPSTVNVLRLNVALDELAPGHRDFMPQRHTESH
- a CDS encoding potassium-transporting ATPase, A subunit (KEGG: pla:Plav_1014 potassium-transporting ATPase, A subunit~TIGRFAM: potassium-transporting ATPase, A subunit~PFAM: K transporting ATPase A subunit), with product MSTELIGVIVMYGLTVLLAIPLGKYIANVFRPESANGPLERFIYRVGGIDPTREMSWKENLTALLTINAVWLAFSFTLLLLQGMLPLNPDGNPSMTPDLAFNTAISFMVNCDLQHYSGESGLTYLTQLFVINFLMFVSAATGIASLLLIVRSFLPKVVDTVGNFYVFFVKAITRILLPLSFVVSLILAFNGTPASFDGKDSIVTMQGDTVGVSRGPAAGMIAIKHIGTNGGGWFGVNSAHPLENPNYLTNMVEMVAQVLIPIAMLFALGFLINRRRFTWVVYGVMTLGMLCLLIPTLVTEVHGNPAIAQLGVSQPTGAMEGKEVRFGPLASAYWSIVTTIISTGSVNSMHDSSMALSGTMELLGMMTNAFYGGCGVGFLNYYYYLIIAVFISGLMVGRTPELFGRKVEAREIKIASIVALLSTLLVKGGTALAVWFFVKYPDAAAGVASDWAVKPSAWLNNPGNHGFSELLYEFTSANANNGSGFEGLGDNNFFWNYATGIVLILGRFIPIIGPVAIAGLLAQKKYVPESAGTLPTDTGTFGLMTFAVILIITALSFFPALALGPLAEYFSLK
- a CDS encoding K+-transporting ATPase, B subunit (TIGRFAM: K+-transporting ATPase, B subunit; ATPase, P-type (transporting), HAD superfamily, subfamily IC~PFAM: E1-E2 ATPase-associated domain protein; Haloacid dehalogenase domain protein hydrolase~KEGG: potassium-transporting atpase b chain (potassium- translocating atpase b chain)), which encodes MSTQKSSPAGRGTALFQRELVSTAIRESFLKLNPAILSKNPVMFTVEIGTVVMVLVTAYIAITGDTSQGSLGYNVSITLILLLTILFANFAEAIAEARGKAQAESLRKTRQETPAKVIRRGGPPSVGNIYTDEVQIISSAQLVKGDVFLCEPGDIIPSDGEIIEGLATIDESAITGESAPVIREAGGDKSSVTGGTKVLSDRIKVQVTTQPGESFLDKMIALVEGATRQKTPNEIALTILLAGFTLIFIIVCVALKPFADYANTPITIAALISLFVCLIPTTIGGLLSAIGIAGMDRALRANVIAKSGRAVETAGDIDTLLLDKTGTITIGNRKATNFYPAPGVSEADMVRASALSSLADETPEGKSIVELAKKMNNVQWSMTNDQFHFQIGDSQSTLHYPLSIIHFVKFTAETRSSGIDMPAGVNGSPVRIRKGATDSIRNIVTKAGNLFPIETENQAKEIAGNGGTPLVVIENEQVRGVVELQDIIKPGISERFDRLRKMGVKTVMVTGDNPLTARFIAEKAGVDDYIAEAKPEDKMNYIRHEQTGGKLVAMMGDGTNDAPALAQADVGVAMNSGTQAAKEAGNMVDLDNDPTKLIEVVEIGKQLLITRGTLTTFSIANDVAKYFAIVPALFVVSIPALQAINIMRLHSAESAILSAVIFNAIIIPMLIPLALRGVEYKPIGASALLRRNLFIYGLGGIVAPFIGIKLIDLVVGLFV